Proteins from a genomic interval of Zingiber officinale cultivar Zhangliang chromosome 2A, Zo_v1.1, whole genome shotgun sequence:
- the LOC122040212 gene encoding transcription factor ILI7-like, giving the protein MSSRRSRSRQMSSSSASVTDEQINDLLSKLQAVLPEARLRNTDRRASAAKVLQETCDYIRSLHREVDDLSERLSDLLADAEVNSAQAAIIRSFLN; this is encoded by the exons ATGTCAAGCAGACGTTCTCGATCGAGGCAGATGAGCTCGTCGTCGGCCAGTGTCACAGACGAGCAGATCAACGACCTGCTCTCCAAGCTGCAAGCTGTGCTCCCTGAGGCTCGTCTCCGGAACACCGACCGCCGG GCTTCGGCTGCTAAAGTGTTGCAGGAGACGTGTGACTACATCAGGAGCTTGCACCGCGAGGTGGACGACTTAAGTGAAAGGCTCTCCGATTTGCTGGCGGACGCCGAAGTTAACAGCGCTCAGGCGGCCATCATTAGGAGCTTCCTTAACTAA